One genomic region from Hyalangium ruber encodes:
- a CDS encoding ATP-grasp domain-containing protein, which produces MAHVAFVESNTTGTGRLVVERLLARGDRVSFITHRAERYPFLQPPRPPNLHVITADTNDVEALARCVEGLVREGPVDALLTFSTFYVPTVATVAARCGLRYLQPRAAHACHHKHQARAVLREAGLPGPDFHVLSSEEEARHVAGRIRYPCVVKPPAESSSAGVRRVESADELLSHFRALHGRAVNERGQALSGEVLVESLLEGPEFSVETMTLADGSTRVLGVTRKYLSPPPHFVEMGHDFPAPLPEAERQALEQAVLAALRAVGFDFGPAHTEIRLTPTGPVVVEINPRLAGGMIPELVRYATGVDPLAATLELAMGQPVDLTPTRREVAAIRFITAEVAGQLVRVEGLEEARRLPGVQLAVVEKALGASIRPPESGMDRLGYVIASGPVREQVIASLDEALGRIRLVVS; this is translated from the coding sequence ATGGCCCACGTCGCCTTCGTCGAGAGCAACACCACCGGCACAGGGCGGCTCGTGGTGGAGCGGCTGCTGGCCCGGGGAGACAGGGTGAGCTTCATCACCCATCGGGCGGAGCGCTACCCGTTCCTGCAGCCGCCCCGGCCGCCGAACCTGCACGTCATCACCGCCGACACGAATGACGTGGAGGCGCTGGCGCGGTGCGTGGAGGGGCTCGTGCGCGAGGGGCCCGTGGATGCGCTGCTGACCTTCTCCACCTTCTATGTGCCCACAGTGGCCACGGTGGCGGCCCGCTGCGGGCTGCGCTACCTGCAGCCACGCGCGGCCCATGCCTGTCACCACAAGCACCAGGCGCGCGCCGTGCTGCGCGAGGCGGGGCTGCCGGGGCCGGACTTCCACGTCCTCTCCTCCGAGGAGGAGGCGCGGCACGTGGCGGGGCGGATTCGCTACCCCTGCGTCGTCAAGCCGCCGGCCGAGAGCAGCAGCGCCGGCGTGCGCCGCGTGGAGTCCGCCGACGAGCTGCTCTCCCACTTCCGGGCCCTGCATGGCCGCGCGGTGAACGAGCGCGGGCAGGCGCTCTCCGGCGAGGTGCTGGTGGAGAGCCTGCTGGAGGGCCCCGAGTTCAGCGTGGAGACGATGACGCTCGCGGACGGCTCCACGCGCGTGCTGGGCGTCACCCGCAAGTACCTGTCCCCGCCGCCGCACTTCGTGGAGATGGGGCATGACTTCCCCGCGCCGCTGCCCGAGGCCGAGCGCCAGGCGCTGGAGCAGGCCGTGCTCGCGGCGCTTCGGGCCGTGGGCTTCGACTTCGGGCCGGCCCATACGGAGATCCGTCTTACGCCCACTGGCCCGGTGGTGGTGGAGATCAACCCCCGGCTGGCGGGCGGGATGATCCCCGAGCTGGTGCGTTACGCCACGGGTGTGGACCCGCTGGCCGCCACGCTGGAGCTGGCGATGGGCCAGCCGGTGGACCTGACGCCCACGCGCCGCGAGGTGGCTGCCATCCGCTTCATCACCGCCGAGGTCGCCGGCCAGTTGGTGCGCGTAGAGGGACTCGAAGAGGCCCGGCGTCTGCCCGGGGTTCAGCTCGCCGTGGTGGAGAAGGCCCTGGGCGCGAGCATCCGTCCTCCCGAGAGCGGCATGGATCGGCTTGGCTACGTCATCGCCAGCGGGCCCGTGCGCGAGCAGGTGATCGCCTCGCTGGACGAGGCCCTGGGGCGCATCCGTCTCGTGGTCTCCTGA
- a CDS encoding NADH dehydrogenase (quinone) subunit D, with protein sequence MSEPSKPHAPQPEAPNPDTDAYAHESELETHLQTKRMYINMGPSHPAMHGTVRMRVELEGETIVKADPEIGFLHRGFQKSCENVTWTQCLPYTDRLNYNSAMMNNFGFLNAVEKLIGLEIPERAQYIRVIGSELHRMHDHLTCVGATGLELGGFAPFLLALEARELITDRVTELTGARLTTSYGRVGGLNRDLPTGWSEKVLKSLDKITELLVEVEGLLMRNRIFVDRMKGTGILSAEDAIDFGYTGPCLRASGVDYDVRKVKPYWVYDRLNFDVPVGEHGDNYDRYIMRLEEMRQSTSIIRQALQQMPAGPIIVDDWRIALPPKPEVYGTIEGVMSHFKLVMEGIQVPPGEVYDCTEASNGELGWYLVSDGRGRPYKVHVRAPGFPILSAVPHIIEGKMLADLIPTFDTINMIGGEVEQ encoded by the coding sequence ATGTCGGAACCCTCCAAGCCCCACGCTCCCCAGCCCGAAGCCCCCAACCCGGACACCGACGCGTACGCCCACGAGTCGGAGCTGGAGACGCACCTCCAGACGAAGCGGATGTACATCAACATGGGCCCCTCGCACCCGGCCATGCACGGCACCGTGCGCATGCGCGTGGAGCTCGAGGGCGAGACGATCGTCAAGGCGGATCCGGAGATCGGCTTCCTCCACCGAGGCTTCCAGAAGAGCTGCGAGAACGTCACCTGGACGCAGTGCCTGCCCTATACGGACCGGCTCAACTACAACTCGGCGATGATGAACAACTTTGGGTTTCTCAACGCTGTTGAGAAGCTCATCGGCCTGGAGATCCCCGAGCGCGCCCAGTACATCCGCGTCATCGGCTCCGAGCTGCACCGCATGCACGATCACCTCACGTGCGTGGGCGCCACGGGCCTGGAGCTGGGCGGCTTCGCGCCGTTCCTCCTGGCGCTCGAGGCCCGCGAGCTCATCACCGACCGCGTGACGGAGCTGACGGGCGCGCGCCTGACCACCAGCTACGGCCGCGTGGGCGGCCTCAACCGCGATCTGCCCACCGGTTGGAGCGAGAAGGTCCTCAAGTCGCTGGACAAGATCACCGAGCTGCTGGTCGAGGTGGAAGGTCTGCTGATGCGCAACCGCATCTTCGTGGACCGCATGAAGGGCACCGGCATCCTCAGCGCCGAGGACGCCATCGACTTCGGCTACACCGGCCCGTGCCTGCGCGCCTCCGGCGTGGACTACGACGTGCGCAAGGTGAAGCCCTACTGGGTCTACGATCGGCTGAACTTCGACGTGCCGGTGGGCGAGCACGGCGACAACTACGATCGCTACATCATGCGGCTGGAGGAGATGCGTCAGTCCACCAGCATCATCCGCCAGGCCCTGCAGCAGATGCCCGCCGGCCCCATCATCGTGGACGACTGGCGCATCGCCCTGCCGCCCAAGCCCGAGGTGTACGGCACCATCGAAGGCGTGATGAGCCACTTCAAGCTCGTCATGGAGGGCATCCAGGTGCCGCCCGGTGAGGTCTACGACTGCACCGAGGCCTCCAACGGAGAGCTGGGCTGGTACCTGGTGAGCGACGGGCGCGGCCGTCCGTACAAGGTCCACGTGCGCGCCCCGGGTTTCCCCATCCTGTCCGCGGTGCCCCACATCATCGAGGGCAAGATGCTGGCGGACCTCATTCCCACCTTTGACACGATCAACATGATCGGCGGCGAGGTCGAGCAGTGA
- a CDS encoding carbohydrate binding family 9 domain-containing protein — MRQVLGLLWGGWLLGGTVAAAQEPPAQAPQLRAVRRTSSVKLDGKLDEAAWQDAPVYSEFRQSFPNPDTAPGQRTEVRILHDDDSILFGIIAYDTEPALIDRRLGRRDVPPNSDLVTVFIDPRREGRTGHAFSVTAAGVLKDSLIVEDNQFVDDWDAVWEGAAAQRPDGWSAELRIPLALLRLRDTPVQTWGLGVRRQVARTQEIIDSTFVPLGANALLSRLGALTDFSTPIHPQVLELSPYVATRLIRRPQFSDEARPKPRLSLPSADVGLDLRWSPSRSLDVVGALNPDFSQLEADQLLVNLSNFEVFFPERRPFFTQGMELFHPVMNNEGRTRQLLFYSRRIGLDTPILGAVKVTGSVGDNVVFGVLDSLVAGVADPLKQEALSRGESPDEENPNRDLYFHPRRPLHLGLGEELPAEEPITRNFLAAVGRGRFGGIASVGLSFASSSPFASQACPSEGPSTPEEVSRCRPTGGHAAALDWTVGTASGEWRVLGQLTGSQVTGGSPDGDPLPDGTLLRAGDRGLGTFVRAGLLGGEPFRFSVGHTYASPRLELNRTGYLQAQNEQTADVQLGFVQSAGVGPFEALESQLTLFTRWTTDGREVPLATRAINTLDVTLPGYHALSFTSGYETKRQDVREISGTGIPVELPSHLYLALTGSSDPRRGVVVGFDSFYERFFSRGPSPSQGGAGAELSLTVTAHPQLESFLAVSLSRPAEGSRYLETLGEGRFLFGELEPQYFSLTLRQLWVITPRLTLQGYGQLFHGSVRASAFYEATPEPGQSVRLADLVRTEPELDPDFDFSGVNLNLVLRWEYRPGASFYAVYSRTQNGLPTDAGELSLSPRVLPDGRLWQGPATDLFMLKFSYWWDA; from the coding sequence ATGAGACAGGTGCTTGGACTGCTCTGGGGCGGGTGGTTGCTGGGGGGCACGGTGGCCGCCGCACAGGAGCCACCAGCCCAAGCGCCCCAGCTTCGCGCGGTGCGGCGCACCTCTTCGGTGAAGCTGGACGGGAAGCTGGATGAGGCCGCCTGGCAGGACGCCCCCGTCTACAGCGAGTTCCGCCAGAGCTTTCCCAACCCGGACACCGCTCCCGGTCAGCGGACCGAGGTGCGCATCCTCCATGATGACGACAGCATCCTCTTCGGCATCATCGCCTATGACACCGAGCCAGCCCTCATCGACCGGCGGCTCGGACGCCGGGATGTGCCGCCCAACTCGGATCTGGTGACGGTCTTCATCGATCCTCGACGCGAGGGGCGCACCGGCCATGCCTTCAGCGTCACCGCCGCGGGCGTGCTCAAGGACAGCCTCATCGTCGAGGACAACCAGTTCGTCGATGACTGGGACGCCGTCTGGGAGGGGGCCGCGGCTCAGCGTCCGGATGGTTGGTCCGCCGAGCTGCGCATCCCCCTGGCGCTGCTGCGCCTGCGAGATACCCCGGTGCAGACGTGGGGCCTGGGCGTGCGCAGGCAGGTGGCGCGCACCCAGGAGATCATCGACTCGACCTTCGTGCCGCTGGGCGCCAATGCGCTGCTGTCCCGTCTGGGGGCCCTCACCGACTTCTCCACGCCGATCCACCCGCAGGTGCTCGAGCTGAGCCCCTATGTGGCCACGCGCCTCATCCGCAGGCCGCAGTTCTCCGATGAGGCCCGGCCCAAGCCTCGGCTGTCGCTGCCCTCGGCGGACGTGGGGCTGGACCTGCGCTGGTCCCCCAGCCGCAGCCTGGACGTGGTGGGGGCTCTCAACCCGGACTTCAGCCAGCTGGAGGCCGATCAGCTCCTGGTCAACCTCAGCAACTTCGAGGTCTTCTTCCCCGAGCGGCGCCCCTTCTTCACCCAGGGTATGGAGCTCTTCCACCCGGTGATGAACAACGAGGGGCGCACCCGGCAGCTCCTCTTCTACTCGCGGCGCATCGGCCTGGACACGCCCATCCTCGGCGCGGTGAAGGTGACCGGCTCGGTGGGGGACAACGTTGTCTTCGGCGTCCTCGACTCGCTGGTGGCGGGCGTGGCCGATCCGCTGAAGCAGGAGGCCTTGAGCCGGGGCGAGTCGCCGGATGAGGAGAACCCCAACCGCGACCTGTACTTCCACCCTCGGCGTCCGCTGCACCTGGGGTTAGGGGAGGAGCTGCCGGCCGAGGAGCCCATCACTCGGAACTTCCTGGCAGCCGTGGGGCGCGGGCGCTTCGGTGGCATTGCCTCGGTGGGGCTGTCCTTCGCGTCGTCCTCGCCCTTCGCGTCGCAGGCCTGTCCCTCCGAGGGCCCCTCGACTCCCGAGGAGGTCTCGCGCTGCCGCCCCACCGGCGGGCATGCCGCCGCGCTCGACTGGACGGTGGGCACCGCTTCTGGAGAGTGGCGCGTGCTGGGGCAGCTCACGGGCTCGCAGGTGACGGGAGGCAGTCCGGATGGAGATCCGCTGCCCGATGGCACCCTGTTGCGCGCGGGGGATCGCGGCCTGGGCACTTTTGTGCGCGCGGGCCTGCTGGGCGGTGAGCCCTTCCGCTTCTCCGTGGGCCACACCTATGCCTCGCCCCGCTTGGAGCTCAACCGCACCGGCTACCTCCAGGCGCAGAACGAGCAGACGGCGGACGTACAGCTCGGGTTCGTCCAGAGCGCGGGCGTCGGGCCCTTCGAGGCGCTCGAGTCGCAGCTCACCCTATTCACGCGGTGGACCACGGACGGGCGCGAAGTGCCGCTGGCCACCCGCGCCATCAACACCTTGGACGTGACGCTGCCGGGCTACCACGCGCTCTCCTTCACCTCGGGCTATGAGACGAAGCGCCAGGACGTGCGGGAGATCTCGGGCACTGGCATCCCCGTGGAGCTGCCTTCGCACCTGTACCTCGCGCTTACCGGCAGCTCGGATCCCCGGCGCGGGGTGGTGGTGGGGTTCGACAGCTTCTACGAGCGCTTTTTCTCGCGCGGGCCCAGTCCCTCGCAGGGCGGTGCTGGCGCGGAGCTGTCCCTCACGGTGACGGCGCACCCCCAGCTGGAGTCCTTCCTGGCGGTGAGCCTCAGCCGCCCCGCCGAGGGCTCGCGCTACCTCGAAACGCTGGGGGAGGGGCGCTTTCTCTTCGGAGAGCTGGAGCCACAGTACTTCTCCCTCACCCTGCGCCAGCTCTGGGTCATCACCCCTCGGCTGACGTTGCAGGGGTATGGCCAGCTCTTCCACGGCTCGGTGCGGGCGAGCGCCTTCTACGAGGCCACGCCCGAGCCGGGCCAGTCCGTGCGACTGGCGGACCTGGTGCGCACCGAGCCGGAGCTGGATCCGGACTTCGACTTCTCGGGCGTCAACCTCAACCTGGTGCTGCGCTGGGAGTACCGGCCAGGGGCCAGTTTCTACGCCGTCTACTCGCGCACCCAGAACGGCCTGCCCACCGACGCGGGCGAGCTGTCGCTGAGCCCCCGCGTGCTGCCCGATGGGCGGCTGTGGCAGGGGCCGGCCACCGACCTCTTCATGCTCAAGTTCTCCTACTGGTGGGACGCCTGA
- a CDS encoding NADH-quinone oxidoreductase subunit C, with the protein MDRVSAHLPEAVAERYVDRAGGAWAVIHAQHLPKVAAFLKTDPELNFKLFGSVDAVDRLHLAENDPRFEVVYFLYSLTRKEHVRLKVRVTESNPVVPSLTPLYKGANWWERLAFDFYGIRFEGHPDLRRILLYEEFQGHPLRKDYAMRDRQPLIPERPIKDIFRGPGTSGHA; encoded by the coding sequence TTGGACAGGGTCTCCGCCCACCTTCCGGAGGCGGTCGCGGAGCGCTACGTCGACCGGGCCGGCGGTGCCTGGGCTGTCATCCATGCGCAGCACCTGCCAAAGGTGGCGGCGTTCCTGAAGACTGACCCGGAGCTGAACTTCAAGCTCTTCGGCTCGGTGGATGCCGTGGATCGGCTGCACCTGGCCGAGAACGACCCGCGCTTCGAGGTCGTCTACTTCCTCTACTCGCTCACCCGGAAGGAGCACGTCCGGCTGAAGGTGCGCGTCACCGAGTCGAACCCGGTGGTGCCCTCGCTGACGCCCCTCTACAAGGGCGCCAACTGGTGGGAGCGACTCGCCTTCGACTTCTACGGCATCCGCTTCGAGGGCCACCCGGACCTGCGGCGCATCCTCCTCTATGAGGAGTTCCAGGGCCACCCGCTGCGCAAGGACTACGCCATGCGCGACCGGCAGCCGCTCATCCCCGAGCGCCCCATCAAGGACATCTTCCGCGGCCCCGGCACCAGCGGCCACGCCTGA
- a CDS encoding ABC transporter ATP-binding protein/permease: MSAIAEEARSRPTQAPTPLPSAGLAPPAVVVRELVKRYPARGARQEPVVANDRLSFDIRRGEIFGLLGPNGAGKTTLVMQLMGLLPPTSGHLQLEHVDVVRDPQAAKELIGFLPQGGLALNYVEVERALHYTGRLRGQGEQDAILQAKQLIEELGLGDYRNQFVNLLSGGMARLVGFGMALMGRPRLLVLDEPTNELDPHRRRLVWDYIQRLNREQGVTCLLVTHNVLEAEQVIQRLAVMDKGRIIALGTPEEIKHQAGGRLRLELQLKEDARLTAEEQERLAAYGALSEVRPQHYRLQLAPERSGPTSAAVLQELGERVESLRLARPSLEEVYLELDRTRAETPAAPESLPPVPAPPPGPTTPSWRRFAVALKYLFLEHLLEVRHTWVWNTVFSILMPVAMVFGLSRIGSGLEDRTSLLYIVSGAAVFSVATEGLLTTAQRVGLMRQDGRLIYYASLPINQSSFVSSIILSRVLIIFPGILTPILAGWLLYGIRLEISPWLAVLVPLSALSFSALGMALGSLIRDLDLVVTITNAIISVLLLAAPVFIPMESLPRPLQLLGQVLPPTYAAEALRLALDGQTGSRFLLDVAVLAVVTALSFVGVSRWMRWRLD; encoded by the coding sequence ATGAGCGCCATCGCGGAAGAGGCGCGTTCGCGGCCCACCCAGGCTCCCACTCCCCTGCCTTCGGCCGGGCTCGCTCCCCCCGCGGTGGTGGTGCGAGAGCTGGTGAAGCGCTACCCCGCCCGTGGCGCGCGCCAGGAGCCGGTGGTGGCCAATGATCGGCTGTCCTTCGACATCCGCCGTGGCGAGATCTTCGGGCTGCTCGGGCCCAACGGGGCGGGCAAGACGACGCTGGTGATGCAGCTCATGGGACTGCTGCCGCCCACCTCCGGGCACCTCCAGTTGGAGCACGTGGACGTGGTGCGCGATCCGCAGGCCGCCAAGGAGCTGATCGGCTTCCTGCCACAGGGCGGGCTGGCGCTGAACTACGTCGAGGTGGAGCGCGCGCTGCACTACACCGGCCGGTTGCGAGGCCAGGGTGAGCAGGACGCCATCCTCCAGGCGAAACAGCTCATCGAGGAGCTGGGCCTGGGCGACTACCGCAACCAGTTCGTCAACCTGCTGAGCGGCGGCATGGCGAGGCTGGTGGGCTTCGGCATGGCGCTGATGGGGCGGCCCCGCCTGCTGGTGCTGGACGAGCCCACCAACGAGCTGGATCCGCACCGCCGCCGACTCGTCTGGGACTACATCCAGCGGCTCAACCGGGAGCAGGGGGTCACCTGCCTGCTGGTGACGCACAACGTGCTCGAGGCCGAGCAGGTCATCCAGCGGCTGGCGGTGATGGACAAGGGCCGCATCATCGCCCTGGGCACGCCCGAGGAGATCAAGCACCAGGCGGGCGGGCGCCTGCGGCTGGAGCTCCAGCTCAAGGAAGATGCCCGGCTCACCGCCGAGGAGCAGGAGCGGCTCGCGGCCTATGGCGCGCTGAGCGAGGTGCGTCCCCAGCACTACCGCCTCCAGCTCGCCCCGGAGCGCTCCGGCCCCACGAGCGCGGCCGTGCTCCAGGAGCTGGGAGAGCGAGTCGAGAGCCTGCGCCTGGCCCGCCCCTCGCTGGAAGAGGTCTACCTGGAGCTGGACCGCACCCGCGCCGAGACGCCCGCCGCGCCCGAGTCCCTGCCTCCCGTTCCGGCGCCACCGCCTGGGCCCACCACCCCGTCCTGGCGGCGCTTCGCGGTGGCGCTCAAGTACCTGTTCCTGGAGCACCTGCTGGAGGTGCGCCACACCTGGGTGTGGAACACCGTCTTCTCGATCCTCATGCCGGTGGCGATGGTGTTCGGCCTGTCGCGTATCGGCAGCGGCCTGGAGGACCGGACGAGCCTGCTCTACATCGTGAGCGGGGCGGCGGTGTTCTCCGTGGCCACCGAAGGCCTGCTCACCACCGCGCAGCGCGTGGGCCTCATGCGGCAGGACGGGCGGCTCATCTATTACGCCTCGCTGCCCATCAACCAGAGCTCCTTCGTCTCCTCCATCATCCTCTCCCGGGTGCTCATCATCTTCCCCGGCATCCTCACGCCCATCCTCGCGGGCTGGCTGCTGTACGGTATCCGGCTGGAGATCAGCCCCTGGCTGGCGGTGCTGGTGCCGCTCAGCGCGCTGTCCTTCTCCGCGCTGGGAATGGCGCTGGGCTCGCTCATCCGCGATCTGGACCTGGTGGTGACGATCACCAACGCCATCATCTCCGTGCTGCTGCTGGCCGCGCCCGTGTTCATCCCCATGGAGTCGCTGCCTCGACCGCTCCAGTTGCTAGGCCAGGTGCTGCCCCCCACCTACGCGGCCGAGGCGCTGCGGCTGGCGCTGGATGGGCAGACGGGCTCCCGCTTCCTGCTGGACGTGGCGGTGCTGGCCGTCGTCACGGCCCTGAGCTTCGTGGGCGTCTCCCGGTGGATGCGCTGGCGCCTGGACTGA
- the argH gene encoding argininosuccinate lyase yields the protein MSAQALGRLSRGPHPVLFQLLYEPGFAQDRQHVLPHLLRIDAAHVVMLAHTRILPKETAAQLLAVNRELAARLAAGESLFEPPPVHRGLYLLYESEYIQRLGGEVGGAAHVARSRNDINATVTRMRLREGLREVLGEGLRLAEALHTVAREHSRTLMSGFTHQQPAQPSTFGHYLAGVLSELTRSLGWLSDTWPGLNRCPMGAAAGVGTHFPIDTARVARLLGFDAPVGNSVDAVGSRDFAVQVLSGLSLLGTLLTRLAADLQSWASTAYGFLGWPDELVSTSSIMPQKRNAFVLENIRGQATKATGYLMNALMGLKSAPFTNSVEVSSEVSSALWPALGCSRTALTLSTLLISQVQVNAPAMRQFLVGEDTVMTALADHLVARHGLAFRSAHEVVSKLASRKVEPDLTPATARALLEPLLREVLGRPIALEEAELAPLLDPEGCMRAAAHGGGPAPEAVQAHLESLGGEHARLRERLAGWQSQLGSADAALETESAAFR from the coding sequence ATGAGTGCCCAGGCGCTGGGACGGCTGTCGCGCGGGCCCCATCCCGTCCTCTTCCAGCTGCTCTACGAGCCGGGGTTCGCCCAGGATCGCCAGCACGTGCTGCCGCACCTGCTGCGGATCGATGCCGCACATGTCGTGATGTTGGCGCACACCCGCATTCTCCCCAAGGAGACGGCGGCGCAACTGCTGGCGGTGAACCGGGAGCTGGCGGCGCGGCTCGCCGCTGGGGAGTCGCTGTTCGAGCCCCCACCCGTACACCGGGGGCTCTACCTCCTCTATGAGAGCGAGTACATCCAGCGGCTGGGCGGGGAAGTCGGAGGCGCGGCGCATGTGGCTCGCAGCCGGAACGACATCAACGCCACGGTCACTCGCATGCGGCTGCGCGAGGGGCTGCGGGAGGTGCTGGGCGAGGGGCTGCGGCTGGCCGAGGCGCTGCACACGGTGGCGCGCGAGCACTCGCGGACGCTGATGAGCGGCTTTACCCACCAGCAGCCCGCCCAGCCGAGCACCTTCGGCCACTATCTGGCGGGCGTGCTCTCGGAGCTGACGCGCTCGCTGGGGTGGTTGTCGGACACCTGGCCCGGGCTCAACCGCTGCCCCATGGGAGCCGCCGCGGGCGTGGGCACCCACTTCCCCATTGATACGGCTCGGGTGGCGCGGCTGCTCGGCTTCGATGCGCCGGTGGGCAACTCGGTGGACGCGGTGGGCTCGCGCGACTTCGCGGTTCAGGTGCTCAGCGGGCTGTCCCTGCTGGGCACCCTGCTCACGCGCCTGGCCGCCGATCTTCAGTCCTGGGCCAGCACGGCCTATGGCTTCCTCGGCTGGCCGGACGAGCTGGTGAGCACCAGCTCCATCATGCCGCAGAAGCGCAACGCCTTCGTCCTGGAGAACATCCGCGGTCAGGCCACCAAGGCCACCGGCTATCTGATGAACGCGTTGATGGGGCTCAAGAGCGCCCCGTTCACCAACAGCGTCGAGGTCAGCTCCGAGGTGAGCTCCGCGCTGTGGCCGGCCCTGGGCTGCTCGCGCACGGCGCTCACGCTCTCCACGCTGTTGATCTCCCAGGTTCAGGTGAACGCCCCCGCCATGCGCCAGTTCCTGGTGGGCGAGGACACCGTCATGACGGCGCTGGCGGATCACCTGGTGGCCCGCCACGGGCTGGCCTTCCGCTCCGCGCACGAGGTGGTCAGCAAGCTGGCCAGCCGCAAGGTCGAGCCGGATTTGACGCCCGCCACGGCGCGCGCGCTGCTGGAGCCGCTGCTGCGCGAGGTGCTCGGGCGCCCCATCGCGCTCGAGGAGGCGGAGCTGGCGCCCCTGTTGGATCCCGAGGGTTGCATGCGCGCCGCCGCCCATGGCGGGGGGCCTGCTCCCGAGGCCGTGCAAGCACACTTGGAGTCACTCGGAGGCGAGCACGCGCGGTTGCGTGAACGTCTGGCCGGGTGGCAGTCGCAGCTCGGGTCTGCGGACGCCGCGCTGGAAACCGAAAGCGCCGCGTTTCGTTGA
- a CDS encoding cysteine synthase family protein, translating into MLKVSSVLELMKNTPLVALKGREASRPRASLWAKLELSLPGAMKDRVALKAVEDAEASGRLKPGGLIVESTSGTMGEGLARVASLKGYELIIITDPRLDQSSVNKLRALGARVDIVDNYHPTGGWQQSRLERLREVLRANPGAFWPRQYDTPSNPEAYTSAVATELLEAFGPRLGALVGTVGSGGSLSGTAAGLRKLLPGLRVVAVDAVGSVQFNQPNRPRLQSGHSNSIIAGNINYRAIDEVHWLSDGEAFGGCWELARREGIFGGGSSGAAYVAASWVAEQLEPDQHVVIIMPDRGDRYGETIYSESFLTQKGIAGVQAAAQPMRIRYGVDVAERWSYAPLPHDGSVPYYASTVKRSVDLMRELGLE; encoded by the coding sequence ATGCTCAAGGTCTCGTCCGTCCTGGAATTGATGAAGAACACGCCCCTCGTAGCCCTGAAGGGCCGCGAGGCATCGCGCCCGCGCGCGAGCCTGTGGGCCAAGCTCGAGCTGTCCTTGCCCGGAGCGATGAAGGATCGCGTGGCGCTCAAGGCCGTCGAGGACGCGGAGGCCAGCGGTCGGCTCAAGCCCGGAGGCCTCATCGTGGAGAGCACCTCGGGCACCATGGGCGAGGGGCTCGCGCGCGTGGCCTCGCTCAAGGGCTACGAGCTGATCATCATCACGGATCCGCGCTTGGATCAGTCGTCGGTCAACAAGCTGCGCGCGCTCGGGGCGCGGGTGGACATCGTCGACAACTACCACCCCACGGGCGGGTGGCAGCAGTCGCGCCTGGAGCGGCTGCGCGAGGTGTTGCGCGCCAACCCCGGGGCCTTCTGGCCGCGCCAGTACGACACGCCCTCCAACCCCGAGGCCTACACGTCCGCGGTGGCCACGGAGCTGCTGGAGGCGTTCGGCCCGCGCCTGGGCGCGCTGGTGGGCACGGTGGGCAGCGGCGGCTCGCTGTCGGGCACCGCGGCGGGGCTGCGGAAGCTGTTGCCGGGGCTGCGCGTCGTCGCGGTGGACGCGGTGGGCTCGGTCCAGTTCAACCAGCCCAACCGCCCGCGCCTGCAGAGCGGCCACAGCAACAGCATCATCGCCGGCAACATCAACTACCGCGCCATCGATGAGGTGCATTGGCTGTCGGATGGTGAGGCGTTCGGGGGCTGCTGGGAGCTGGCCCGCCGCGAGGGCATCTTCGGTGGAGGCTCCTCCGGGGCGGCCTACGTCGCGGCGAGCTGGGTGGCCGAGCAGCTCGAGCCGGACCAGCACGTGGTGATCATCATGCCGGACCGGGGCGATCGCTACGGGGAGACCATCTACTCGGAGAGCTTCCTGACCCAGAAGGGCATCGCGGGCGTGCAGGCGGCGGCCCAGCCCATGCGCATCCGCTACGGGGTGGATGTGGCCGAGCGGTGGAGCTATGCGCCCCTGCCGCATGACGGCTCGGTGCCCTACTACGCGTCCACGGTGAAGCGCAGTGTGGACTTGATGCGCGAGTTGGGGTTGGAGTGA